One Bacillus sp. 1780r2a1 DNA segment encodes these proteins:
- a CDS encoding Na+/H+ antiporter NhaC family protein encodes MEGTIFSLLPPFIAILMVVLTRKVLLSLGVGILAGGLVLTEFSIGETIQKIWGSFATIFYADGAINTSNLFILLFLLILGVITAFISIIGGSRAFGEWALKRIKTRRGAHLLTAVLGIIIFIDDYFNALAVGQVSRPVTDRQRISRAKLAYLIDSTSAPVCVIAPFSSWGAYIITVVGSILAAHGMNNVSAFSAFVQMIPMNFYVFTALIMVFIVSVFDINIGPMKKHEEHAIRTGEVTDPEKGAVPGELKEDLPVSKNGRVFDLILPIIVLMIGTIGAMLWTGYQATEGQATIFTMFENTNVPNSLMIGGLSGLVVTLLLFIVRTRQSSELSNSVLGKGIVAGIKSMLPAIYILLLAWMIGDLIGQLKSGEFLAGIVESSNLNIAFLPVVLFVIAGIMAFSTGTSWGTFGIMLPIAGDIVGNIEPELLLPALAAVLAGSVCGDHCSPISDTTILSSTGAGSHHIDHVMTQLPYAIISAVISIIGYVVLGLTESTLAGFGTVMALLMVFVLVARKKGNITETSLEK; translated from the coding sequence ATGGAAGGAACTATTTTTTCGTTATTACCACCATTTATCGCGATACTAATGGTTGTTTTAACACGTAAAGTACTACTTTCCCTAGGAGTGGGAATTTTAGCAGGTGGATTAGTATTAACCGAATTTTCGATAGGTGAAACCATTCAAAAAATTTGGGGAAGCTTTGCTACCATTTTCTATGCCGATGGTGCAATTAATACTTCAAATCTATTTATTTTGCTTTTTCTTTTAATTTTAGGTGTTATTACGGCTTTTATCTCAATCATTGGAGGAAGTCGTGCCTTTGGCGAGTGGGCTTTAAAGCGTATTAAAACACGTCGTGGAGCTCATCTATTAACAGCCGTGTTAGGGATTATTATTTTTATTGATGATTATTTCAATGCACTAGCTGTTGGTCAAGTGAGTCGTCCAGTAACAGATCGCCAGCGAATATCAAGAGCGAAGCTTGCTTACTTGATTGATTCAACGTCAGCTCCTGTATGTGTGATTGCACCGTTTTCAAGTTGGGGTGCCTATATAATTACAGTTGTAGGTTCAATTCTAGCTGCACATGGTATGAATAATGTGTCAGCATTTTCAGCATTTGTACAGATGATACCTATGAATTTTTATGTATTCACTGCATTGATTATGGTGTTTATTGTAAGTGTTTTTGATATTAACATTGGACCGATGAAAAAGCATGAGGAACATGCTATTCGTACTGGTGAAGTAACGGATCCAGAAAAAGGAGCAGTACCAGGAGAATTAAAAGAAGATTTGCCAGTTAGTAAAAATGGTCGTGTATTTGATTTGATTTTACCAATTATTGTATTGATGATTGGGACAATCGGTGCGATGCTATGGACAGGCTACCAAGCAACTGAAGGACAAGCTACAATCTTTACAATGTTTGAGAATACGAATGTTCCTAATTCATTGATGATTGGTGGTTTATCAGGTCTTGTTGTAACGCTATTGTTATTTATTGTACGCACTAGACAATCAAGTGAGTTATCTAATTCTGTGCTTGGTAAAGGTATAGTAGCGGGGATTAAATCAATGCTACCTGCTATTTATATTTTACTGCTTGCTTGGATGATTGGAGATTTAATCGGTCAGTTAAAGTCAGGAGAATTTTTAGCAGGGATTGTCGAAAGCTCTAATTTAAATATTGCCTTCTTACCAGTGGTACTATTTGTTATTGCAGGCATCATGGCATTTTCAACAGGGACATCTTGGGGAACGTTTGGTATTATGCTTCCAATTGCAGGTGACATCGTAGGAAATATTGAACCAGAATTATTATTACCAGCTCTTGCAGCTGTATTAGCTGGTTCTGTTTGTGGAGATCACTGTTCACCAATCTCTGATACAACTATCTTGTCATCAACGGGAGCAGGAAGTCATCATATTGATCATGTAATGACACAGCTTCCTTATGCAATTATTTCAGCTGTGATCAGCATCATTGGTTATGTTGTACTGGGTTTAACAGAAAGTACGTTAGCTGGATTTGGAACAGTAATGGCTTTATTAATGGTATTTGTCTTAGTGGCTCGTAAAAAAGGGAATATAACAGAAACATCATTAGAAAAATAG
- the yunB gene encoding sporulation protein YunB — MIRVRRRVFKKGPIPFRYVVLLTIVFFLFSTGAGIWLINRGIEPTLMKYAEAQTKEIATLVINKAVNKQVVDQLDVNDIIKTESTPDGQVAKIDTAVVNRIRAQTTSLVQANLREAEKGNLEELEIPTDINIESDEKLRQRGIVYQVPLGQATNNALLGNLGPLIPVKFHAIGDVQSDVVRKIEEYGINGAFLEISIEVQVNVQVIIPFATKQTTVQATVPVGMAMIPGSVPDYFNGGTNSASPSIELKKK; from the coding sequence TTGATTAGGGTTCGCCGAAGAGTATTTAAAAAGGGACCTATACCATTTCGCTATGTCGTACTACTAACAATTGTTTTTTTTCTTTTTTCTACTGGAGCAGGAATATGGTTAATTAATAGAGGAATTGAACCAACTTTAATGAAATATGCAGAAGCTCAGACTAAAGAGATTGCAACGCTTGTTATTAATAAAGCTGTTAATAAACAAGTGGTGGACCAGCTCGATGTGAATGATATTATTAAAACAGAAAGTACGCCAGATGGGCAGGTAGCCAAGATTGATACAGCAGTCGTAAATCGTATTAGAGCTCAAACTACATCTTTAGTTCAGGCTAATTTACGAGAAGCTGAAAAAGGGAACTTAGAAGAATTAGAGATTCCAACTGATATTAATATTGAATCAGATGAAAAGCTTAGGCAGCGGGGGATTGTCTATCAGGTTCCATTGGGGCAAGCTACAAACAATGCTTTATTGGGAAACTTAGGACCATTAATCCCGGTTAAATTTCATGCAATCGGAGATGTGCAATCAGATGTTGTACGGAAAATAGAGGAGTACGGAATTAACGGTGCTTTTTTAGAGATTTCAATTGAAGTTCAGGTTAATGTTCAGGTAATTATTCCCTTTGCTACAAAGCAGACAACTGTTCAAGCGACAGTGCCTGTAGGAATGGCAATGATTCCAGGGAGCGTACCGGATTATTTTAACGGTGGCACTAATTCAGCCTCCCCATCTATTGAACTAAAGAAAAAATAG
- a CDS encoding HD-GYP domain-containing protein produces the protein MKLVAIQSLSPGVCLAKPILDEAGNTLINAGIPLTETIINRLKQRGVTFVYIGDKRTNDIVVNSTIPLSLRKKAMKSVEDVFQSLQKKHEKTRVTLLEQSVREVHKIGNQLVDEMMNNDDVLSLLTDVYIYDNYVFSHSVNVTLYALSLGKEIGLTQPALEKLGAGAMLHDVGKMLIPQDILNKPGKLTDEEFKLMKKHTTYGYELLRSTPNVSMLSATCAYQHHERLDGSGYPLGIKEERIHLFSKIIAIADVYDAVTSNRVYRSALLPHEGLEILYAGAGSQFDKDMISAFRRAIAVYPIGLFVTLNDQRKGVVSQQNKGLSDRPYILIQEEEDRILDKPYEIDLKESPTLMIISSDLKQT, from the coding sequence ATGAAATTAGTTGCAATTCAATCATTGAGCCCAGGTGTATGTTTGGCAAAACCAATATTAGATGAAGCCGGAAACACGCTAATTAATGCAGGCATACCTTTGACAGAGACTATTATTAATCGTTTAAAGCAGCGAGGTGTTACGTTTGTATACATAGGTGATAAACGAACAAATGATATTGTTGTGAATTCTACTATTCCACTTTCGCTTCGGAAAAAAGCAATGAAATCAGTGGAAGATGTCTTTCAATCTCTTCAAAAAAAGCATGAAAAAACGCGTGTTACGCTTTTAGAACAATCAGTTCGCGAAGTACATAAAATTGGCAATCAATTAGTAGATGAGATGATGAATAATGATGACGTACTGTCATTGTTAACGGATGTATATATATACGACAATTATGTATTTTCTCATTCTGTGAACGTAACTCTTTATGCCCTTTCACTTGGAAAAGAAATAGGGTTAACTCAGCCTGCTCTAGAAAAGCTAGGTGCAGGAGCTATGCTACATGATGTAGGGAAAATGTTAATTCCCCAAGATATTTTAAACAAGCCTGGAAAGTTAACGGATGAAGAATTTAAGTTGATGAAAAAGCATACCACATATGGGTACGAGTTATTACGAAGTACGCCTAATGTCTCTATGCTTTCCGCCACTTGCGCGTATCAGCATCATGAAAGGCTAGACGGATCAGGGTATCCACTAGGAATTAAAGAAGAGCGAATTCATCTATTTAGTAAAATTATCGCAATTGCGGATGTGTACGATGCCGTGACGTCAAATCGCGTGTATAGAAGCGCTCTCCTCCCTCACGAAGGGTTAGAAATTCTATATGCGGGGGCGGGAAGTCAGTTTGATAAAGACATGATAAGCGCTTTTAGACGAGCAATTGCAGTTTATCCTATTGGTCTTTTTGTAACGCTGAATGACCAAAGAAAAGGCGTAGTAAGCCAGCAGAACAAAGGTCTAAGTGATCGACCTTATATTCTTATTCAGGAGGAAGAAGATAGAATATTAGATAAACCTTATGAAATTGATTTAAAAGAAAGTCCGACATTAATGATTATCAGCAGTGATTTAAAACAAACATAG
- a CDS encoding DUF1805 domain-containing protein: MITLEPVVINGHTFNAVTVLLPKTTLLTVSSDKGYIMCGALDVGLLNEKLVSRQIIAGRAVGVRTIDDLLNAPLESVTVEAEHLGIYPGMIGREALLKMI; encoded by the coding sequence TTGATTACATTGGAACCTGTTGTTATTAATGGTCATACGTTTAATGCGGTTACCGTACTGCTTCCCAAAACAACGCTGCTAACTGTGTCTTCGGATAAGGGATATATTATGTGTGGAGCATTAGATGTTGGCCTTTTGAATGAAAAGCTAGTTAGTAGACAGATTATTGCAGGAAGAGCAGTTGGTGTACGTACAATTGACGATCTGTTAAATGCACCTTTAGAGTCAGTTACTGTGGAAGCAGAACATTTGGGCATTTATCCAGGTATGATAGGGCGCGAAGCTTTATTAAAAATGATCTAG
- a CDS encoding DUF72 domain-containing protein, which translates to MIYVGVTGWGDHSSLYEMGVPARDKLAVYAGHFPTVEVDASFYAIQPKTTVEKWVADTPDSFQFVVKAYQGMTGHMRNEIPFDSKDEMFDAFMDSVSPYVKANKLAMILFQMPPWFNCTKENVNYLRYSREKFGDLPVTLEFRNQSWFTPQWYDKTLMFMEKEKWIHGICDEPQAGEGSVPTVLHPTSAEKTLIRFHGRNVHGWNKSGDPNWRKIRFLYRYNHQELLEWKQHIEALKRKTKDIYIVFNNNSGGDAVDNAKELISLLDIQYTDLAPKQLNLFD; encoded by the coding sequence GTGATATACGTAGGCGTAACAGGGTGGGGAGATCATTCATCTTTGTATGAAATGGGCGTGCCTGCGCGAGATAAGTTAGCTGTATATGCAGGTCATTTTCCAACAGTTGAAGTAGACGCATCTTTTTATGCGATTCAACCTAAAACAACCGTCGAAAAGTGGGTAGCAGATACCCCTGATTCGTTTCAATTCGTTGTAAAAGCTTATCAGGGTATGACAGGTCATATGCGAAATGAAATACCGTTTGATAGTAAAGACGAGATGTTTGATGCATTTATGGATTCAGTCAGTCCTTATGTAAAAGCTAATAAGCTTGCAATGATTCTGTTTCAAATGCCACCTTGGTTTAATTGTACGAAAGAAAACGTTAATTATTTGCGTTACAGCCGTGAAAAATTCGGTGATCTACCTGTTACTTTAGAGTTTCGTAATCAGTCTTGGTTTACGCCACAGTGGTATGATAAGACGCTTATGTTTATGGAGAAAGAGAAATGGATTCATGGCATTTGCGATGAGCCACAAGCGGGTGAAGGGTCTGTACCGACCGTTTTACATCCTACGAGTGCTGAGAAAACGCTGATTCGATTTCATGGTCGAAACGTTCATGGTTGGAATAAAAGTGGAGACCCTAACTGGCGTAAAATACGCTTTTTATATCGTTATAACCATCAAGAATTACTTGAGTGGAAGCAGCATATTGAAGCATTAAAGCGAAAAACAAAGGATATTTATATCGTTTTTAACAATAACTCCGGCGGAGACGCAGTTGATAACGCTAAGGAATTAATTAGTTTGCTTGATATCCAGTATACAGATTTAGCACCTAAACAGTTAAATTTATTTGATTGA
- the sufB gene encoding Fe-S cluster assembly protein SufB, translating into MAKKMPEIGDYKYGFSDKDVSIFRSERGLTKEIVEEISRMKDEPQWMLDFRLKSLEHFYSMPMPQWGGDMSSLNFDEITYYVKPSEKSERSWDEVPEEIKQTFDKLGIPEAEQKYLAGVSAQYESEVVYHNMKEDLEAQGIVFKDTDTALKENEEIFREHWAKVIPPTDNKFAALNSAVWSGGSFIYVPKGIKVDTPLQAYFRINSENMGQFERTLIIVDEGAHVHYVEGCTAPVYTTNSLHSAVVEIIIKKDAYCRYTTIQNWANNVYNLVTKRAVCEANATMEWVDGNIGSKLTMKYPAVILKGEGARGMTLSIALAGKGQHQDAGAKMIHLAPNTSSTIVSKSISKQGGKVTYRGIVHFGRKAEGARSNIECDTLIMDNQSTSDTIPYNEIYNDNISLEHEAKVSKVSEEQLFYLMSRGISEEEATEMIVMGFIEPFTKELPMEYAVEMNRLIKFEMEGSIG; encoded by the coding sequence ATGGCAAAAAAGATGCCGGAAATCGGCGATTATAAATACGGGTTCTCGGATAAGGACGTTTCTATTTTCCGTTCTGAACGAGGATTAACAAAAGAAATTGTAGAAGAAATTTCTCGCATGAAAGACGAGCCACAGTGGATGCTTGATTTCCGCTTAAAATCACTTGAGCATTTCTACAGCATGCCAATGCCACAGTGGGGCGGAGACATGTCTAGCCTGAACTTTGATGAAATTACGTACTACGTAAAGCCTTCAGAGAAGTCAGAGCGCTCTTGGGATGAGGTTCCTGAAGAAATTAAACAAACGTTTGATAAGCTTGGTATTCCTGAAGCAGAGCAAAAGTACCTAGCTGGTGTATCTGCTCAGTACGAATCTGAAGTTGTATACCACAACATGAAAGAAGACCTTGAAGCACAAGGAATCGTATTTAAAGATACAGATACTGCATTAAAGGAAAATGAAGAGATTTTCCGTGAGCACTGGGCAAAAGTAATTCCGCCAACGGATAACAAATTTGCTGCGTTAAACTCAGCTGTTTGGTCTGGTGGTTCGTTTATCTACGTACCAAAAGGGATCAAAGTAGATACGCCACTTCAAGCATACTTCCGTATTAACTCTGAGAACATGGGTCAATTCGAACGTACGCTAATCATCGTAGATGAAGGTGCACACGTACACTACGTAGAAGGCTGTACAGCGCCGGTTTATACAACTAACTCTCTACACAGTGCGGTTGTAGAAATCATCATTAAAAAAGACGCATACTGCCGTTATACAACGATTCAAAACTGGGCGAATAACGTATATAACCTAGTAACGAAGCGTGCTGTATGTGAAGCAAATGCAACAATGGAATGGGTTGATGGAAACATCGGTTCTAAATTAACAATGAAATACCCAGCTGTTATCTTAAAAGGTGAAGGCGCACGTGGTATGACATTATCAATTGCCTTAGCTGGTAAAGGCCAACACCAAGATGCGGGTGCGAAAATGATTCACTTAGCACCAAACACATCTTCTACAATTGTTTCGAAGTCTATTTCGAAGCAAGGTGGTAAAGTAACGTACCGTGGTATCGTTCACTTTGGTCGCAAAGCTGAAGGTGCTCGCTCAAACATTGAGTGTGATACGTTAATTATGGATAACCAATCAACATCTGATACAATTCCATACAACGAAATTTACAACGATAACATCTCTTTAGAGCACGAAGCGAAAGTTTCAAAAGTATCTGAAGAGCAGTTATTCTATCTAATGAGTCGCGGTATTTCTGAAGAAGAAGCAACAGAAATGATCGTAATGGGCTTCATTGAACCATTTACAAAAGAACTTCCAATGGAATATGCGGTAGAAATGAACCGTCTAATCAAGTTCGAGATGGAAGGTTCTATCGGTTAA
- a CDS encoding SUF system NifU family Fe-S cluster assembly protein: protein MSFNNLDTLYRQVIMDHYKNPRNRGSLEEDTVQIQMNNPTCGDRIELSLKVEDGKVTDAKFEGEGCSISMSSASMMTQAIKGQEIETALELANIFSDMMQGKEYDDSIDLGDIEALQGVSKFPARIKCATLAWKAMEKGLKEQN from the coding sequence ATGTCTTTTAACAATTTAGATACTCTTTATCGTCAAGTGATTATGGATCATTATAAAAACCCTCGAAATCGTGGGTCTTTAGAAGAAGATACGGTTCAAATTCAAATGAATAACCCAACGTGTGGTGACCGTATCGAATTATCACTTAAAGTAGAAGATGGCAAAGTAACAGATGCAAAGTTTGAAGGAGAAGGCTGTTCAATCTCTATGTCATCTGCTTCAATGATGACACAGGCAATTAAAGGGCAAGAGATTGAAACAGCTCTTGAACTTGCGAACATCTTCTCAGATATGATGCAAGGAAAAGAGTATGATGATAGTATAGATTTAGGAGACATTGAAGCACTTCAAGGTGTTTCAAAGTTTCCAGCACGTATTAAATGTGCAACATTAGCGTGGAAAGCGATGGAAAAAGGCCTAAAAGAACAGAATTAA
- a CDS encoding cysteine desulfurase, which produces MNVSDIRKQFPILDQEVNGHPLVYLDSAATSQKPVQVIEALDKYYREYNSNVHRGVHTLGTMATDGYEGAREKVRKFINAKSTEEIIFTRGTTTALNIVAASYGRANLQPGDEIVITYMEHHSNIIPWQQVAKATGATLKYIDLTEDHALSLETVKETITSNTKIVSVMHVSNVLGAINPVKEIAEIAHQHGAIMVVDGAQSTPHMKVDVQDLDCDFFAFSGHKMCGPTGIGVLYGKKELLEKMEPVEFGGEMIDFVNLYDSTWKELPWKFEGGTPIIAGAIGLGAAIDFLEEVGLDNILAHEHRLANYALDRLSEVEGITIYGPKERAGVVTFNLDDVHPHDVATVLDAEGVAVRAGHHCAQPLMKYLNVSSTARASFYLYNTEEEIDQLVSSLIKTKEYFTNVF; this is translated from the coding sequence ATGAACGTTTCTGATATTCGCAAACAGTTTCCGATTTTAGACCAAGAAGTAAATGGACACCCGCTTGTTTACTTAGATAGCGCTGCTACTTCTCAAAAGCCAGTTCAAGTGATTGAAGCACTTGATAAGTACTATAGAGAATATAACTCAAACGTACACAGAGGTGTTCATACACTAGGCACGATGGCTACGGATGGTTACGAAGGTGCACGTGAAAAAGTAAGAAAGTTTATTAATGCGAAATCAACAGAAGAAATTATCTTTACGCGTGGAACAACTACAGCTTTAAATATTGTTGCTGCTAGCTATGGACGTGCCAATTTGCAACCTGGTGATGAAATTGTGATCACTTATATGGAGCATCACAGTAACATCATTCCATGGCAGCAAGTTGCAAAAGCAACAGGAGCAACATTAAAATATATTGATCTTACAGAAGACCATGCTCTTTCATTAGAAACGGTTAAAGAAACGATTACGTCAAATACAAAAATTGTTTCGGTTATGCATGTTTCTAACGTATTAGGCGCAATTAATCCGGTAAAAGAAATTGCGGAAATTGCTCACCAACACGGAGCAATCATGGTTGTAGACGGTGCACAAAGTACGCCTCATATGAAGGTGGATGTACAGGACTTAGACTGCGACTTCTTTGCGTTTTCTGGTCACAAAATGTGCGGTCCAACAGGCATTGGCGTGCTGTATGGAAAAAAAGAGTTATTAGAAAAGATGGAGCCAGTTGAATTCGGAGGGGAAATGATTGATTTCGTTAACCTATACGATTCAACATGGAAAGAGCTTCCTTGGAAGTTTGAAGGTGGAACGCCTATTATTGCAGGAGCAATTGGATTAGGTGCAGCTATTGATTTTCTAGAGGAAGTGGGCTTGGATAATATTCTTGCTCATGAGCATCGATTAGCCAATTACGCACTAGATCGTCTTTCAGAAGTAGAGGGTATTACCATTTACGGACCGAAAGAGCGTGCTGGCGTCGTTACGTTTAATCTTGATGATGTTCATCCACATGATGTAGCAACCGTTTTGGATGCTGAAGGAGTTGCTGTACGCGCAGGGCATCACTGTGCACAGCCGTTAATGAAATATTTAAATGTATCTTCAACTGCACGTGCAAGTTTCTACTTGTATAATACAGAAGAAGAAATCGATCAATTAGTGTCATCACTAATTAAAACGAAGGAGTATTTCACAAATGTCTTTTAA
- the sufD gene encoding Fe-S cluster assembly protein SufD yields MTIDTKLPFDQGYVRSFSEKAAEPKWLLDLRLQALAKAEDLPLPKPDKTNITKWNFTDFSKHDAEAKAISSIDELPESVRALIDTEAVKNLYVQRDQTAAYATLTDELKEQGVIFTDIQTAAKEHEELVQKYFMKDGVKVDEHRLTALHAALLNGGVFVYVPKNVEVKEPLQAVFVREDEEAALFNHVIVVAEDNSSVTYVENYIATSEESNGVVNVVTEVFANNNAKVTFGAVDYLAKGTTSYVNRRGVAGKDGRIEWALGLMSEGNTVSENITYLMGDGSYGDTKTVTVGRGEQKQNLTTSIIHFGKNSEGYILKHGVMKDSASSIFNGIGKIEHGASKSNAEQESRVLMLSEKARGDANPILLIDEDDVTAGHAASVGRVDPLQLYYLMSRGIPQVEAERLVIHGFLAPVVNELPVETVKKQLTELIERKVR; encoded by the coding sequence ATGACTATTGATACAAAATTACCATTTGATCAAGGGTACGTTCGCAGTTTTTCTGAAAAAGCTGCTGAGCCGAAATGGTTGTTAGATCTTCGTTTACAAGCTCTTGCGAAAGCAGAAGATCTTCCACTACCAAAACCAGATAAAACAAATATTACAAAGTGGAACTTTACAGATTTCTCAAAGCATGATGCTGAAGCAAAAGCAATTTCTTCAATTGATGAGCTTCCTGAGTCTGTAAGAGCACTTATTGATACAGAAGCGGTTAAAAACTTATATGTTCAACGTGACCAAACAGCTGCATATGCAACGTTAACAGATGAGTTAAAAGAACAAGGGGTTATCTTTACTGATATCCAAACAGCTGCAAAAGAACATGAAGAGCTTGTACAAAAGTACTTCATGAAAGATGGTGTAAAAGTTGATGAGCATCGTTTAACAGCTCTTCACGCTGCACTGCTTAACGGTGGCGTATTTGTTTACGTACCAAAAAATGTTGAAGTAAAAGAGCCACTTCAAGCCGTTTTCGTACGTGAAGACGAAGAGGCAGCACTTTTCAACCACGTTATTGTGGTTGCAGAAGATAATAGCTCTGTTACGTATGTAGAAAACTACATTGCTACTTCTGAAGAATCAAACGGTGTAGTAAACGTTGTGACAGAAGTATTTGCAAATAATAATGCAAAAGTAACCTTTGGTGCCGTAGACTACCTTGCAAAAGGAACAACTAGCTACGTAAATCGCCGCGGTGTTGCTGGTAAAGACGGTCGCATTGAGTGGGCATTAGGCTTAATGAGTGAAGGAAACACAGTTTCTGAAAACATCACATACCTAATGGGCGATGGTTCATATGGTGATACGAAAACAGTTACAGTAGGTCGCGGTGAGCAAAAGCAAAACTTAACGACGAGCATTATTCACTTCGGTAAAAATTCTGAAGGTTACATCTTAAAGCATGGTGTAATGAAAGACAGCGCGTCTTCAATCTTTAACGGAATCGGTAAAATTGAACACGGTGCATCTAAATCAAATGCTGAGCAAGAGTCTCGCGTATTAATGCTAAGCGAAAAAGCTCGTGGAGATGCTAATCCAATCTTATTAATTGATGAAGATGATGTAACAGCAGGACACGCAGCTTCTGTAGGTCGCGTAGATCCATTACAGCTTTATTATTTAATGAGCCGTGGTATTCCACAAGTTGAAGCTGAACGCCTAGTTATTCATGGTTTCTTAGCTCCAGTTGTAAATGAGCTTCCGGTTGAAACGGTGAAAAAACAGTTAACGGAGTTAATTGAAAGGAAAGTTCGATAA
- the sufC gene encoding Fe-S cluster assembly ATPase SufC, translated as MAGSTLIIKDLHVSIEGKEILKGVNLEVKGGEIHAIMGPNGTGKSTLSSAIMGHPKYEVTQGSITLDGEDVLEMEVDERARAGLFLAMQYPSEISGVTNADFLRSSINARREEGDEISLMKFIRQLDKNMDFLEMDQDMAQRYLNEGFSGGEKKRNEILQLMMLQPAIAILDEIDSGLDIDALKVVSKGINELRGSDFGCLMITHYQRLLNYITPDHVHVMMQGRVVKSGGPELAQRLEAEGYDWIKKELGIEDETVGQEA; from the coding sequence ATGGCAGGTTCAACTTTAATCATTAAAGATCTTCATGTGTCAATTGAAGGCAAAGAGATTTTAAAAGGTGTTAACTTAGAAGTTAAAGGCGGAGAGATTCATGCAATCATGGGTCCAAACGGTACAGGTAAATCGACTTTATCTTCAGCAATTATGGGACACCCTAAATATGAAGTAACACAAGGTAGCATTACACTTGATGGTGAAGACGTGCTTGAGATGGAAGTGGACGAGCGTGCGCGTGCAGGTCTATTCCTTGCAATGCAATACCCAAGTGAAATTAGCGGTGTAACAAACGCAGACTTCTTACGTTCATCAATTAATGCACGTCGTGAAGAAGGCGATGAAATTTCACTAATGAAATTTATCCGTCAACTAGACAAAAACATGGATTTCTTAGAAATGGATCAAGATATGGCACAACGTTATTTAAATGAAGGTTTCTCTGGTGGAGAGAAAAAGCGTAATGAAATCCTTCAATTAATGATGTTACAACCTGCTATTGCAATCCTTGATGAGATTGATTCAGGTTTAGATATCGATGCATTAAAAGTAGTATCAAAAGGAATCAACGAGCTACGTGGTAGCGACTTTGGTTGCTTAATGATCACTCACTACCAACGTCTATTAAACTACATCACACCAGACCATGTTCACGTTATGATGCAAGGTCGCGTGGTAAAATCAGGCGGTCCTGAATTAGCTCAGCGTTTAGAAGCAGAAGGCTATGACTGGATTAAGAAAGAATTAGGTATTGAAGACGAAACTGTAGGGCAAGAAGCATAA
- a CDS encoding carboxymuconolactone decarboxylase family protein → MQQETNHSTEQALHNYKVGIGTFSEKLPKLTEAFNTFTEACFEEGSISKKDKQLIALGISVVAQDEYCMIYHTKGCLDNGATEQEILEACGVSAAFGGGAAMSQSVTLVQECMQELKRQTH, encoded by the coding sequence ATGCAACAAGAAACAAATCATTCAACAGAACAGGCACTTCATAACTATAAGGTAGGAATTGGAACATTCAGCGAAAAACTTCCAAAGTTGACTGAAGCGTTCAACACTTTCACAGAGGCTTGTTTTGAAGAAGGGTCTATTTCTAAAAAAGACAAGCAGCTTATTGCATTAGGAATTAGCGTTGTAGCTCAAGATGAATATTGCATGATTTATCATACAAAAGGTTGCCTAGATAACGGAGCAACTGAGCAAGAGATTCTAGAAGCTTGTGGTGTTTCGGCAGCATTCGGTGGTGGAGCAGCGATGAGTCAATCGGTCACGTTAGTACAGGAATGCATGCAGGAGTTAAAACGTCAAACACACTAA